One genomic segment of Gaiellales bacterium includes these proteins:
- the hpt gene encoding hypoxanthine phosphoribosyltransferase, with the protein MNVEQTGLEHDPLIAETLVEADAVRARVEELGEELSRDYAGLDPLLVCVLKGAVFFLADLVRKITVPCEIDFMAVSSYGNSTDSSGVVRILKDLEANIEGRHVVVVEDIVDSGLTLSYLLRNLRARRPASVEVCALLTKPARRKADIVCRYVGFEIPNRFAIGYGLDYGERYRGLPFVAALDESKLPDEFE; encoded by the coding sequence ATGAACGTCGAGCAGACCGGCCTCGAACACGATCCCCTGATCGCCGAGACGCTGGTCGAGGCCGACGCCGTCCGCGCGCGGGTGGAGGAGCTGGGCGAGGAGCTCTCCCGCGACTACGCCGGGCTCGACCCGCTGCTCGTATGCGTGCTCAAGGGGGCGGTGTTCTTCCTCGCCGATCTGGTGCGCAAGATCACGGTCCCGTGCGAGATCGATTTCATGGCCGTCTCGAGCTACGGCAACAGCACCGACTCCTCCGGCGTCGTGCGCATCCTGAAGGATCTCGAGGCCAACATCGAGGGCCGCCACGTGGTCGTCGTCGAGGACATCGTCGACTCCGGCCTCACCCTCTCCTATCTGCTGCGCAACCTGCGCGCGCGGCGGCCGGCGTCGGTCGAGGTGTGCGCCCTCCTGACCAAGCCCGCGCGGCGCAAGGCAGACATCGTCTGCCGCTACGTCGGCTTCGAGATCCCCAACCGGTTCGCCATCGGCTACGGCCTGGATTACGGCGAGCGCTACCGCGGCCTCCCCTTCGTCGCCGCGCTCGATGAATCCAAACTCCCCGACGAGTTTGAATAA